Proteins encoded in a region of the Nocardia asteroides genome:
- a CDS encoding ester cyclase, translated as MDAREIVENEFRMLATGDVELAHRVISPDHVNHMALDEPPACREPGVPGMLATGVWLRTAFSDLRWDILDFIESGDRACAFTEMCAVHTGPFIVYPPGAKPKVFPATGRPIRVRQAHIDTFKDGKTNSHIAVRDDLAMMTQLGYLPPNPRAMFRLATHELLGRNRRAVREVTRAAADAADAASTTNHNSHSARRSLD; from the coding sequence ATGGATGCGCGAGAGATCGTCGAGAACGAGTTCCGGATGCTTGCCACGGGTGATGTCGAACTCGCTCACCGTGTGATCAGCCCGGATCACGTCAACCACATGGCGCTCGACGAACCGCCCGCCTGCCGCGAGCCCGGCGTGCCCGGCATGCTGGCCACCGGCGTCTGGCTGCGTACCGCGTTCTCGGACCTGCGCTGGGACATCCTCGACTTCATCGAGTCCGGCGATCGCGCCTGCGCCTTCACCGAAATGTGCGCCGTCCACACCGGGCCGTTCATCGTCTACCCGCCCGGCGCGAAGCCCAAGGTATTCCCGGCGACCGGGCGCCCCATCCGGGTACGGCAAGCCCACATCGACACGTTCAAAGACGGAAAGACCAACAGCCACATAGCCGTTCGGGACGACCTGGCGATGATGACCCAGCTCGGCTATCTACCACCCAACCCGCGGGCGATGTTCCGGCTCGCCACGCACGAACTTCTCGGCCGCAACCGGCGGGCGGTTCGCGAGGTCACCCGCGCCGCTGCCGACGCCGCCGACGCCGCCAGCACGACCAACCACAACAGCCATTCGGCTCGTCGATCACTCGACTGA
- the gvpA gene encoding gas vesicle structural protein GvpA → MTIEPAGGGGGGGAGTMARPNSSSLADVIDTILDKGLVIDAFARVSLVGIELVTIDARVVVASVDTYLRFAEAVNRLEISTSEPKGLTDIVGDVTQGAAKHKTQGALEAAGEKVMDFLGDVQDKRQTTSRPKRREG, encoded by the coding sequence ATGACCATCGAACCCGCGGGAGGCGGAGGCGGCGGCGGAGCGGGCACGATGGCGCGCCCGAACTCCTCCAGCCTGGCCGACGTTATCGACACGATTCTCGACAAAGGCCTGGTCATCGACGCGTTCGCACGCGTGTCGCTGGTCGGCATCGAACTGGTGACCATCGACGCCCGCGTCGTGGTGGCCAGCGTAGACACCTATCTGCGTTTCGCCGAAGCCGTCAACCGGCTGGAGATCTCCACCAGCGAACCGAAGGGACTGACCGACATCGTCGGCGACGTCACCCAAGGCGCGGCGAAGCACAAGACACAGGGTGCGCTGGAGGCGGCGGGCGAGAAGGTCATGGACTTTCTCGGCGACGTGCAGGACAAGCGCCAGACGACGAGCAGGCCCAAACGCAGGGAGGGTTGA
- the narI gene encoding respiratory nitrate reductase subunit gamma: MNATPNLPTALWLILPYVAFTSFVLGHLWRYRNDQFGWTTRSSQVYESRLLRLGSPLFHFGMLGVFGGHVLGVLIPESWTAAVGISEHAYHLIAVSAGSVAGLAVLAGVAILLYRRFTVPAVRKATTGNDKLMYALLAAALITGLLNTWGSNLLWGTYNYRETVSPWFRSLFTLGPQPELMVDTPWTFQLHGLVVLALIGLWPYTRLVHMFSAPVGYLVRPYVVYRSKEYDAPDKRRYARAWEAPVTPERWR, translated from the coding sequence ATGAACGCAACGCCGAACCTGCCGACCGCGCTGTGGCTGATCCTGCCGTACGTCGCGTTCACCTCGTTCGTGCTCGGTCACCTGTGGCGCTACCGCAACGATCAGTTCGGCTGGACCACCCGCTCCTCGCAGGTCTACGAGAGCCGCCTGCTGCGCCTGGGCAGCCCGCTGTTCCACTTCGGCATGCTCGGGGTGTTCGGCGGTCACGTACTCGGCGTGCTGATCCCGGAATCGTGGACCGCCGCGGTGGGGATCTCCGAGCACGCCTACCACCTGATCGCCGTCTCGGCGGGGTCGGTGGCCGGGCTCGCCGTGCTGGCCGGGGTGGCCATCCTGCTCTACCGGCGTTTCACGGTTCCGGCCGTCCGCAAGGCGACGACCGGCAACGACAAGCTGATGTACGCGCTGCTGGCCGCCGCGCTGATCACCGGTCTGCTCAACACCTGGGGCAGCAACCTGCTGTGGGGGACCTACAACTACCGCGAGACGGTGTCGCCGTGGTTCCGCAGCCTGTTCACCCTCGGCCCGCAGCCCGAACTCATGGTGGACACCCCGTGGACCTTCCAGCTGCACGGGCTGGTCGTGCTCGCGCTGATCGGATTGTGGCCTTACACCCGGCTGGTGCACATGTTCAGCGCGCCGGTCGGCTACCTGGTGCGGCCGTATGTGGTCTACCGCAGCAAGGAATACGACGCTCCTGACAAGCGCCGTTACGCCCGGGCGTGGGAGGCGCCCGTCACTCCCGAACGCTGGCGTTGA
- a CDS encoding cupin domain-containing protein, translated as MTLSLRVAVAPVVLAGALAGAAPAHATPGSDITAVTLGQAQIPAGLLPFVAGTDLVVREITIGPGGSTGWHYHDGPVFGFVRSGTLTHPGPDCAAPVYRTGEFIYEPAGEWNVHIGLNLGAEPLVLDVVYAPPTGQPLFVDAPAPPCA; from the coding sequence ATGACGCTCTCACTCCGCGTCGCCGTAGCGCCCGTCGTGCTCGCCGGTGCGCTGGCGGGTGCCGCCCCCGCCCATGCGACGCCCGGTAGCGACATCACCGCGGTCACCCTCGGCCAAGCGCAGATCCCCGCCGGACTGCTTCCGTTCGTCGCGGGCACCGACCTCGTCGTCCGCGAGATCACGATCGGCCCCGGCGGCTCCACCGGCTGGCACTACCACGACGGCCCCGTCTTCGGCTTCGTCCGATCGGGCACGCTCACCCACCCCGGTCCGGACTGTGCCGCTCCCGTCTACCGCACCGGCGAGTTCATCTACGAGCCCGCGGGCGAATGGAACGTCCATATCGGCCTGAACCTCGGCGCCGAACCGCTCGTCCTCGACGTGGTCTACGCCCCACCCACCGGTCAGCCGCTGTTCGTCGACGCACCCGCCCCACCCTGCGCTTAG
- a CDS encoding SRPBCC family protein — protein MTKTLRDATAGVGKAATDTVGRATKAAGRAGSTAKEKAPPATPTGVLQQSMQTLAGTLAERAVSGLTNQVSKTAGRLTEYAEGGGGNLLSAVTGVEKLAGGASPLQAAMSMGKSKLGHTLREGFESAKESLTGGKGKGGSKKIKLTNIVEYIDVGVPVDLAYDQWTQFADFPKFTKKLEQVEQVSDEKLSWTGKVFWSRRTWESTILEQVPFERIVWRSKGHKGHIDGAVTFHEITPGLTRILVVLEYHPKGLFEKTANMWRAAGRRCRLELKHFQRHVMTEAVLHPDDIVGWHGEIRDSKVVKDDETARREEEENEQADHADDETSDEEELDEDEEDEADEQDADEPEEDEEDEQEPPRRRPAARRRRTTVTRRSRERRGADA, from the coding sequence ATGACGAAAACTCTGCGCGACGCTACGGCCGGAGTCGGTAAGGCGGCCACCGACACGGTCGGCCGGGCCACCAAAGCCGCGGGCCGGGCCGGCTCGACCGCCAAAGAGAAGGCTCCTCCGGCCACCCCGACCGGTGTGCTTCAGCAATCGATGCAGACCCTCGCCGGAACGCTGGCCGAACGCGCGGTGTCCGGCCTCACGAATCAGGTGTCGAAGACCGCGGGCCGGTTGACCGAGTACGCCGAAGGCGGTGGAGGAAATCTGCTGTCGGCGGTGACCGGCGTGGAGAAGCTGGCCGGAGGCGCCTCGCCGCTGCAGGCGGCCATGAGCATGGGCAAGAGCAAGCTCGGCCACACCCTGCGCGAAGGATTCGAATCGGCGAAGGAATCGCTGACCGGCGGCAAGGGCAAGGGTGGCAGCAAGAAGATCAAGCTGACCAATATCGTCGAGTACATCGACGTCGGCGTTCCGGTCGACCTGGCCTACGACCAATGGACCCAGTTCGCCGACTTCCCGAAGTTCACCAAGAAGCTCGAGCAGGTCGAGCAGGTGTCCGACGAGAAACTCAGCTGGACCGGCAAAGTGTTCTGGTCCAGGCGGACCTGGGAGTCCACGATTCTCGAACAGGTGCCGTTCGAGCGGATCGTCTGGCGCTCCAAGGGCCACAAGGGCCACATCGACGGCGCGGTCACCTTCCACGAGATCACGCCGGGCCTCACCCGCATCCTCGTGGTGCTGGAGTACCACCCCAAGGGGCTTTTCGAGAAGACCGCCAACATGTGGCGCGCGGCTGGTCGCCGGTGCCGTCTGGAACTCAAGCACTTCCAGCGGCACGTCATGACCGAGGCCGTATTGCACCCCGACGACATCGTCGGCTGGCACGGCGAGATCCGCGACAGCAAGGTCGTCAAGGACGACGAGACCGCACGACGCGAGGAAGAGGAGAACGAGCAAGCCGATCACGCGGACGACGAAACGTCCGACGAGGAAGAGCTGGACGAAGACGAAGAAGACGAGGCCGACGAGCAGGACGCGGACGAGCCGGAGGAAGACGAGGAGGACGAACAAGAGCCGCCCCGCCGTCGACCGGCTGCCCGCCGCCGCCGCACCACAGTGACCCGCCGGTCGCGCGAGAGGCGAGGAGCAGACGCATGA
- a CDS encoding gas vesicle protein, whose protein sequence is MSRVAQNVEGERRVALVDLLDRVLAGGVVITGDIKLAIADVDLVQISLRALISSISTLSTLSVPLGPTDHRALETPRDD, encoded by the coding sequence ATGAGCCGGGTCGCGCAGAACGTCGAGGGGGAACGGCGCGTCGCGCTGGTCGACCTGCTGGACCGGGTGCTCGCCGGAGGCGTGGTGATCACCGGCGACATCAAACTCGCCATCGCGGACGTCGACCTGGTCCAGATCTCGTTGCGGGCGCTCATCTCCTCCATCAGCACCCTGTCAACCCTGTCCGTGCCACTCGGACCCACCGACCACCGCGCGCTGGAGACGCCACGCGATGACTGA
- a CDS encoding gas vesicle protein, which yields MARKTTSGDSEDVHSASDESSSPTPARAAATAAGHLVELTSKQVEGVTSMEPTEDGWLVEIEVLEDRRIPSSADMLALYEVEIDVDGNLLAYRRTRRYARGSTDIGRART from the coding sequence GTGGCACGCAAGACCACTTCCGGCGACTCGGAGGATGTGCACTCCGCATCGGACGAATCGTCTTCCCCCACACCCGCCCGAGCCGCCGCGACGGCGGCCGGGCATCTCGTGGAGCTGACCTCCAAGCAGGTGGAGGGCGTCACGTCGATGGAACCGACGGAGGACGGCTGGCTGGTGGAGATCGAGGTACTCGAGGACCGCCGGATCCCGTCCTCGGCGGACATGCTCGCACTCTACGAAGTCGAGATCGATGTCGACGGCAATCTGCTGGCCTACCGCCGGACCAGACGCTACGCCCGCGGCAGCACCGACATCGGAAGGGCTCGAACATGA
- a CDS encoding transposase, which translates to MGWDAHQQLQQFVTTSTWDHTEVRARLTGWAARLIDPDALVVDDTGIPKDGTNSPGVARMYCGALGARP; encoded by the coding sequence GTGGGTTGGGATGCTCACCAGCAGCTCCAGCAGTTCGTGACCACCTCGACCTGGGACCACACCGAGGTGAGGGCCCGGTTGACCGGGTGGGCGGCGCGGTTGATCGATCCGGACGCCCTCGTGGTCGATGACACCGGTATCCCGAAGGACGGGACGAACTCTCCTGGTGTGGCGCGGATGTATTGCGGGGCGCTGGGGGCTCGTCCGTAA
- a CDS encoding LuxR C-terminal-related transcriptional regulator, whose translation MTAVEEEFARAVVDADFSGRSAWDTLVETLTDRTGGGRAGQSIVVVDNCEHVLLAAGHVITNLLEAAPDVTILATSRKPIDWTDERLLPVPPLTEGQALALFRARAELAGHPIVHREQVQQAVSICTRVHNNPLYIRLAAARLHRQPLAMLLRDLTGESGDRRLRWSGGPRFGVEERHRRIADVIAWSYDLCDAKERLLFERLAIFAAGYDTASEDDAGFADRDGGADLEAIEAVCADEHFDGTAAVITRAEIADLLDRLADHSLVSLHLTPTAVRYSLVESLRIFAAERLHERSSTEWQRLAAKHRNYYCGKIVRAQAEWFGPAEQELLHWARLVWPNLVRAIDESLHSPETAVEGLRIAVGVVTIRLPILNGSLREAYSLIERTVTLAEHSAQLPMALRIEAKALMTWLSLMRGANADAARALDECVALCLPDQADRARWRTNPEHDHGLPAWVDLAHGVELLLARGDVRAVAVLQRAREKFTAAGDLGASATSELTGALAAALLGTAAQALDSARDYLDRATRAGAQWATSWAQFVLALALTIHDDPREAMPLGRLALRAHLDMNDRWGVLLGTHLRAWTLAKSIVIARTESRPVRREQLVEWATEIAHLLGGSSELRKRIPAEHTNLGPFVAATDAATEAARSVLGTRFAAAYRSGATLRAEHHEAARLALGDMPLGQSSIHLPARNQPYTHWQELSAAEQQVAVLAAAGWTNTAIAARRGTSTKTVDAQMASIFNKLLINSRTRIAALIPPEVRPQVTEEATKLPRRAW comes from the coding sequence GTGACCGCCGTCGAGGAGGAATTCGCCAGAGCCGTTGTCGACGCGGACTTCTCGGGACGATCCGCCTGGGACACACTGGTCGAGACGCTGACCGACCGAACGGGCGGAGGGCGGGCCGGGCAGTCGATCGTGGTGGTGGACAACTGCGAGCATGTGCTGCTCGCAGCGGGCCACGTGATCACGAATCTACTGGAGGCGGCACCAGATGTGACGATCCTGGCGACCAGCCGAAAGCCGATCGACTGGACCGACGAGCGACTGCTCCCTGTTCCGCCGCTCACGGAGGGACAAGCCCTCGCATTGTTTCGCGCTCGTGCCGAGCTGGCCGGGCATCCGATCGTCCACCGCGAACAGGTTCAGCAGGCGGTGTCGATCTGCACGCGAGTGCACAACAATCCGCTCTATATTCGGCTTGCGGCGGCTCGGCTGCACCGGCAGCCGCTGGCGATGCTGCTGCGCGACTTGACCGGAGAATCTGGTGATCGCCGCCTGCGTTGGTCGGGCGGACCCCGGTTCGGCGTCGAGGAACGGCATCGCCGCATCGCCGACGTCATCGCCTGGTCCTACGACCTCTGCGACGCCAAGGAGCGGCTGCTGTTCGAGCGGCTCGCGATCTTCGCCGCCGGGTACGACACCGCGTCCGAAGACGACGCGGGCTTCGCCGACCGGGACGGGGGCGCCGATCTGGAGGCGATCGAAGCAGTATGTGCCGATGAGCATTTCGACGGCACCGCTGCGGTCATCACGCGAGCGGAGATAGCCGATCTGCTCGATCGCTTGGCCGACCACTCGCTGGTTTCACTGCACCTGACACCGACAGCGGTGCGCTATTCGCTGGTGGAGAGCCTGCGGATCTTCGCCGCCGAGCGGCTGCACGAGCGCTCGTCCACCGAGTGGCAGCGGTTGGCCGCGAAACACCGAAACTACTACTGCGGCAAAATCGTTCGAGCGCAGGCCGAATGGTTCGGCCCGGCCGAGCAGGAACTGCTGCACTGGGCTCGGCTGGTCTGGCCCAACCTGGTGCGCGCCATCGACGAGAGTCTGCACTCGCCCGAAACCGCCGTCGAGGGCCTGCGGATCGCCGTCGGCGTCGTCACTATTCGCCTGCCGATCCTCAATGGCTCATTGCGCGAGGCATATTCACTCATCGAACGGACCGTGACGCTCGCGGAGCATTCGGCGCAGTTGCCGATGGCGTTGCGGATCGAAGCGAAAGCGCTGATGACCTGGCTCAGTCTGATGCGCGGCGCGAACGCGGATGCCGCACGCGCACTTGACGAATGTGTCGCACTATGCCTGCCGGACCAGGCGGATCGAGCCCGTTGGCGTACGAACCCCGAACACGATCACGGATTGCCCGCATGGGTCGACCTCGCACACGGCGTCGAGCTACTGCTGGCGCGCGGAGACGTGCGAGCCGTCGCGGTGCTGCAGCGGGCACGGGAAAAGTTCACCGCGGCAGGAGATCTCGGCGCCTCGGCCACCAGCGAGCTGACCGGGGCATTGGCGGCGGCCCTGCTCGGCACCGCCGCGCAAGCACTCGACAGCGCACGCGACTACCTCGACCGAGCCACCCGCGCCGGGGCCCAGTGGGCGACGTCGTGGGCGCAGTTCGTGCTTGCGCTCGCGCTCACCATCCACGACGATCCGCGCGAGGCAATGCCGCTGGGTCGCCTGGCGCTGCGAGCGCACCTCGACATGAACGACCGCTGGGGCGTACTACTCGGCACCCACCTGCGCGCCTGGACCCTCGCCAAGTCGATCGTCATCGCACGCACCGAGAGCCGTCCAGTCCGCCGGGAACAGCTCGTCGAATGGGCAACCGAGATCGCGCACCTACTCGGCGGCAGCAGCGAACTCCGCAAACGCATCCCCGCCGAACACACCAACCTAGGCCCTTTCGTGGCCGCGACCGACGCGGCCACCGAGGCCGCTCGCTCCGTGCTCGGCACACGCTTCGCCGCAGCGTACCGTTCGGGCGCGACGCTGCGAGCCGAACATCACGAAGCGGCACGGCTGGCACTCGGCGACATGCCACTCGGCCAGTCATCGATCCACCTCCCCGCTCGCAACCAGCCCTATACGCACTGGCAAGAACTTTCCGCCGCCGAACAACAGGTCGCCGTCCTCGCGGCCGCAGGCTGGACCAACACCGCGATCGCGGCCCGACGCGGCACATCGACCAAAACCGTTGACGCGCAGATGGCCTCGATCTTCAACAAGCTGCTGATCAACTCCCGCACCCGCATCGCCGCCCTGATACCGCCCGAGGTGCGCCCCCAGGTCACAGAGGAGGCAACCAAGCTCCCCCGGCGCGCCTGGTAG
- a CDS encoding GvpL/GvpF family gas vesicle protein, translated as MTTDQAAVYVYGIVPADVEPEPHATGVGDPPGEVAVVRHGEIAALISTLESDRPLGTPDDLTAHAELLDGSAAVAPVLPLRFGAVMTDTEAVENELLGANEDEFRAALEQLEGRAQFVIRGRYVEDTILRELLEENDEAARLRDEIRDKPEDATRNARIALGELINQAIEAKRAEDTHRVVSELEQFDALVNHRDPSHEEEAVHIAVLVELARQKDLEETLRRLGEDWEGRVELSLLGPMAAYDFVTKHTAEG; from the coding sequence ATGACTACCGATCAAGCCGCCGTGTACGTCTACGGCATCGTGCCCGCCGACGTGGAGCCCGAGCCGCACGCCACCGGTGTCGGCGACCCTCCGGGCGAGGTCGCGGTGGTGCGACACGGCGAGATCGCCGCACTGATCAGCACGCTCGAATCCGATCGGCCGCTGGGTACGCCCGATGACTTGACCGCGCACGCCGAACTGCTGGACGGCTCGGCCGCGGTCGCTCCGGTGCTGCCGCTGCGGTTCGGTGCGGTCATGACCGACACCGAAGCGGTGGAGAACGAATTGCTCGGGGCGAACGAGGACGAGTTCCGCGCCGCGTTGGAGCAGTTGGAGGGTCGTGCGCAGTTCGTGATCCGGGGCCGTTACGTCGAGGACACGATCTTGCGGGAACTGCTCGAGGAGAACGACGAGGCCGCGCGGCTGCGAGACGAGATCCGCGACAAACCCGAGGACGCGACCCGCAATGCCCGGATCGCATTGGGCGAGCTGATCAATCAGGCCATCGAGGCCAAGCGAGCCGAGGACACCCACCGGGTCGTTTCCGAGCTCGAGCAGTTCGACGCGCTCGTCAACCATCGGGACCCCAGCCACGAGGAGGAAGCCGTCCACATCGCGGTGCTGGTCGAGCTGGCCCGGCAGAAAGACCTGGAGGAAACGCTGCGCAGGCTCGGGGAGGACTGGGAAGGCCGCGTGGAGCTGAGCCTGCTCGGTCCGATGGCGGCCTACGACTTCGTGACCAAGCACACAGCGGAGGGGTGA
- a CDS encoding gas vesicle protein, translated as MTVVGGGSSAPQPFGGEHHSTNLADILERVLDKGLVIAGDIQVNLLDIELLTIKLRLVIASLETAKAVGIDWWETDPWLNSKAHTLERQDRDLELENQQLRDRIAELEAGGQRRPSIERGREPREQPRLEPREERRREPREDRS; from the coding sequence ATGACGGTGGTCGGCGGCGGATCGTCCGCACCGCAGCCCTTCGGCGGCGAGCATCATTCGACGAACCTCGCCGACATCCTCGAGCGGGTCCTCGACAAGGGCTTGGTGATCGCGGGCGACATCCAGGTGAACCTGCTCGACATCGAACTGCTCACGATCAAGCTGCGCCTGGTGATCGCGTCCTTGGAGACGGCCAAAGCGGTGGGCATCGACTGGTGGGAGACCGACCCCTGGCTCAACAGCAAGGCCCACACCCTGGAGCGGCAGGACCGGGATCTCGAGCTCGAGAATCAGCAACTCCGCGACCGCATCGCCGAACTGGAGGCGGGCGGCCAACGCCGTCCCTCCATCGAACGCGGCCGCGAGCCGAGAGAACAACCCCGGCTCGAGCCGAGAGAAGAACGCCGCCGCGAGCCGAGGGAAGATCGCTCGTGA
- a CDS encoding GvpL/GvpF family gas vesicle protein produces the protein MTDGLGVWLYAVTSSRNSAQGLSELTGVAGEPVRSVVSHDLAATVGSVPLEVFGEQPLRRHLEDLDWLEGTARAHDAVVSALVRRGPTVPLRLATVFLDDDRVRELLDERRADFAAALALVSGRTEWGVKAYGDRAALTAAVAEARAASEGNAKGAGAAYLARRRAQLSAQETVERDAAERAEQIHTRLVHHAAAGRRQALTDPALSGRRDWLVLNGTYLVDDDRADDFAAAVTALGEEFPGIRLELTGPWPPYSFAGVERESA, from the coding sequence GTGACCGATGGGCTCGGGGTCTGGCTGTACGCGGTGACGTCCAGCCGAAACAGCGCGCAGGGATTGAGCGAGCTGACCGGAGTCGCGGGCGAGCCGGTGCGCTCGGTGGTCTCGCACGATTTGGCCGCGACCGTCGGCTCGGTGCCGCTGGAGGTGTTCGGAGAGCAGCCGCTACGGAGGCATCTGGAGGACCTCGACTGGCTGGAGGGCACGGCCCGCGCGCACGACGCCGTAGTTTCGGCCCTGGTGCGCCGAGGTCCCACCGTTCCGCTCCGGCTGGCCACCGTCTTCCTCGACGACGACCGGGTACGCGAGTTGCTCGACGAGCGGCGGGCCGACTTCGCGGCGGCGTTGGCGCTGGTGAGCGGCCGCACCGAGTGGGGAGTGAAAGCCTACGGCGATCGCGCCGCCCTGACCGCCGCCGTGGCCGAGGCGCGCGCCGCGAGCGAAGGTAACGCCAAAGGCGCCGGCGCGGCTTACCTGGCCCGGCGGCGCGCGCAACTGTCCGCCCAGGAAACCGTGGAACGCGACGCGGCCGAGCGTGCCGAGCAGATCCACACCCGCCTGGTGCACCACGCCGCGGCCGGACGACGGCAGGCGCTGACCGATCCGGCACTCAGTGGCCGCAGGGACTGGTTGGTGCTCAACGGAACATATCTCGTCGACGACGACCGCGCCGACGACTTCGCGGCCGCCGTCACCGCGCTGGGCGAGGAATTCCCCGGTATCCGGCTCGAACTCACCGGCCCGTGGCCGCCGTATTCGTTCGCGGGCGTGGAACGAGAATCGGCATGA
- the narJ gene encoding nitrate reductase molybdenum cofactor assembly chaperone: MSLLKLRRRPEPVVELAQRDRQLVWRIAALLLDYPSEQTLAMIGQLTDAATVLPDEVRARLSECLEYLRTTPPLELAADYVATFDMRRRASLHLTFYAYGDTRKRGMALLRFKHAYRHAGVELGDEELPDHLPVLLEFAATVDPIGGERLLGEHVPVLELLRLSLSDNGSPYAGVLAAIGATLPPPTTADRRRIAELAAQGPPEEEVGLEPFAMDPSLFDGSEGRR, from the coding sequence ATGAGCCTGCTGAAACTGCGCCGCCGCCCGGAACCGGTGGTCGAACTGGCCCAGCGCGACCGTCAATTGGTGTGGCGGATCGCCGCGCTGCTGCTGGACTACCCGAGTGAGCAGACGCTGGCCATGATCGGTCAACTCACCGACGCCGCGACCGTATTGCCGGACGAGGTGCGCGCCCGCCTGAGCGAATGCCTCGAGTACCTGCGCACGACACCGCCGCTGGAACTCGCGGCGGACTATGTCGCGACCTTCGACATGCGCCGCCGCGCCAGCCTGCACCTGACCTTCTACGCCTACGGCGACACCCGCAAGCGCGGAATGGCGTTGCTGCGCTTCAAGCACGCCTACCGGCACGCCGGTGTCGAACTCGGCGACGAGGAACTGCCCGACCACCTGCCAGTGCTGCTGGAGTTCGCCGCCACCGTCGATCCGATCGGCGGCGAACGGTTGCTCGGCGAGCATGTTCCGGTGCTGGAGCTGCTGCGACTGTCCCTGTCGGACAACGGGTCTCCCTATGCCGGAGTGCTCGCGGCGATCGGGGCGACATTGCCGCCGCCGACCACCGCGGACCGGAGGCGCATCGCCGAACTCGCCGCGCAGGGTCCGCCCGAGGAGGAAGTCGGGCTGGAACCCTTCGCGATGGACCCCTCCCTGTTCGACGGATCGGAAGGCCGACGATGA
- a CDS encoding gas vesicle protein GvpG: MGLLSSILSLPVAPVRGVIWLGELIQDQVEQQMHDPATMRRELEEIDAAAAAGQLSEEERKQAQQAVLDRMTGRQA, encoded by the coding sequence ATGGGTCTGCTGTCATCGATCTTGTCGTTGCCCGTCGCTCCGGTGCGTGGCGTGATCTGGCTGGGCGAATTGATCCAGGACCAGGTCGAGCAGCAGATGCACGATCCCGCCACCATGCGGCGGGAACTCGAGGAGATCGATGCGGCCGCGGCGGCCGGTCAGCTGTCCGAAGAGGAGCGCAAACAAGCGCAGCAAGCGGTCCTGGATCGCATGACCGGTCGGCAGGCGTGA
- a CDS encoding VOC family protein: MSVNTFFWFDNAAEEAAAFYASVLPNSRVVEVSRNSDGSAFIVSLDLDGHAVTLMNGGPDHPLTDAASLQVVVDTQDEVDRLWEALTARGGEPGPCGWLTDRYGLSWQVVPAALPQLMSGDDPAKTIAVGTALRSMSKLDVKVLRDAYDNA, encoded by the coding sequence ATGTCCGTCAACACCTTCTTCTGGTTCGACAACGCCGCCGAGGAAGCCGCGGCCTTCTACGCCTCGGTGCTTCCGAACTCGCGGGTGGTCGAGGTCTCCCGCAACTCCGATGGTTCGGCGTTCATCGTCTCGCTGGATCTCGACGGTCACGCGGTCACGCTGATGAACGGCGGGCCGGACCACCCGCTCACCGATGCCGCGTCGCTGCAAGTGGTGGTGGACACCCAGGACGAGGTCGATCGCCTGTGGGAGGCGCTCACCGCGCGCGGCGGCGAGCCGGGACCGTGCGGCTGGCTCACCGACCGCTACGGCCTGTCCTGGCAAGTGGTGCCCGCAGCGCTGCCGCAGCTGATGAGCGGTGACGATCCCGCCAAGACCATCGCCGTCGGCACCGCCCTGCGCTCGATGTCCAAACTCGACGTCAAGGTCCTCCGGGACGCCTACGACAACGCCTGA
- a CDS encoding gas vesicle protein K — protein MTEFGGIPPRIDTDPESVERGLVSLVLTLVELLRQLMERQALRRVDAGDLTDTQIERIGTTLMLLEQRMEELRDHFGLTPEDLNIDLGPLGTLLPRDPPPG, from the coding sequence ATGACTGAATTCGGCGGCATACCACCGCGTATCGACACCGACCCCGAATCCGTGGAACGCGGGCTGGTCAGCCTCGTCCTCACCCTGGTGGAGCTCCTGCGCCAACTCATGGAGCGCCAAGCACTACGCCGAGTCGACGCGGGTGACCTCACCGACACCCAGATCGAACGCATCGGCACCACGCTGATGCTGCTCGAACAACGCATGGAAGAACTCCGCGACCACTTCGGCCTCACCCCCGAAGACCTCAACATCGACCTCGGCCCCCTCGGCACCCTCCTCCCCCGCGACCCACCGCCTGGCTGA